The following proteins are encoded in a genomic region of Mycolicibacterium confluentis:
- a CDS encoding AI-2E family transporter, which yields MSSPLSEDASVSPLVRKMAAWAWRLLVLLAALIAVLWVVKNLLILVVPVALATMLTALLLPAVDWLDRRGAPRGGAVALVLLSGFAILGGIMTFVVSQFVKGLPSLTEEVTRSIDSARTWLVEGPLNLSREQIDHAGDAAIEAIRNNQEQLTSGALSTAATLTEIVTGALLVLFTLIFFLQGGRNIWAFVQKIFPATVRERVGDAGRAGFHSLIGYIRATFLVALVDAIGIGTGLAIMGIPLALPLASLVFLGAFIPLVGAVITGFLAVVVALLAKGFLYALITLGLIIAVQQLEAHILQPLVMGRAVSIHPLAVVLGIAGGGVLAGIVGALLAVPLIAFLNSAVRVLVAEDPEAEEERQEALLEEGRGPVIDAPADEVPEKS from the coding sequence ATGTCATCGCCTCTGTCGGAAGATGCGTCGGTCAGCCCGTTGGTCCGCAAGATGGCCGCCTGGGCGTGGCGTCTACTGGTGCTGTTGGCGGCGCTGATCGCGGTGCTGTGGGTGGTGAAGAATCTCCTGATACTCGTTGTTCCGGTGGCACTGGCGACGATGCTGACCGCGCTGCTGCTGCCCGCCGTGGACTGGTTGGACCGGCGTGGTGCGCCGCGGGGCGGCGCCGTCGCGCTGGTGCTGCTCAGCGGCTTCGCGATCCTGGGCGGCATCATGACGTTTGTCGTCAGCCAGTTCGTGAAAGGCCTGCCGAGCCTGACCGAAGAGGTCACCCGCAGCATCGACTCGGCCCGCACGTGGCTCGTCGAGGGTCCGCTCAACCTGAGCCGTGAGCAGATCGACCATGCCGGCGACGCCGCGATCGAGGCCATCCGCAACAACCAGGAACAACTGACCAGTGGGGCGCTCTCGACGGCCGCGACCCTCACCGAGATCGTCACCGGCGCACTGCTTGTGCTGTTCACGCTCATCTTCTTCCTGCAAGGCGGCCGCAACATCTGGGCCTTCGTCCAGAAGATCTTCCCGGCCACTGTCCGTGAGCGGGTGGGTGACGCCGGGCGCGCGGGCTTCCACTCGCTGATCGGCTACATCCGCGCGACGTTCCTGGTGGCGCTCGTCGACGCCATCGGCATCGGTACGGGCCTGGCGATCATGGGCATTCCGCTGGCCCTGCCGTTGGCGTCACTGGTGTTCCTCGGTGCGTTCATCCCCCTCGTGGGTGCGGTGATCACCGGGTTCCTGGCCGTCGTGGTGGCCCTGCTCGCCAAGGGTTTCCTGTACGCCCTGATCACGCTGGGCCTGATCATCGCGGTGCAGCAGTTGGAGGCCCACATCCTGCAGCCGCTGGTCATGGGCCGCGCGGTGTCGATCCATCCCCTTGCGGTCGTGCTGGGCATCGCAGGCGGTGGTGTGCTGGCGGGCATCGTCGGTGCCCTGCTCGCGGTGCCGCTCATCGCGTTCCTCAACAGTGCGGTGCGAGTCCTGGTCGCCGAGGATCCCGAGGCCGAGGAGGAGCGCCAGGAGGCGCTCCTCGAGGAGGGTCGGGGTCCGGTGATCGACGCCCCGGCCGACGAGGTGCCGGAGAAGTCCTAG